tatatatatatatatatatatatatattctgaaACCTCCTTCAAGTTTGttgatatagtaaaaaagtaaaacgaGAGTCGTTCAAcaagttgtttttttaatttattacaaGGGAATAGAAATATGTATATAGTGtatgttgccaattgaagtctACGGAACCGAGTGCGCAGCGGAGCGACGTCATACAAATACTGGCTAAATagttaaatacccaaaaatatgttttagatGCAGTTTCAGGAAAGTTCACACCAATTCTTGGTATTTTGATGTGagtaactaaacatctccgccacgctttattcaattttagtacttgttcaaaaagCTGATAATAGCCGATGttacataaattcaatttataaattgatgcgtggactgaataatgatatcaattgtgaagaactctgatatcaattgaCACTTATGTTGTTTAGAACAGTTAAAGAGgtgtattttatttgcccaaaattttagatgaagcacccattgtcatgataaatgtttcccttcccttttcatatcaacgcaccaacacaccgtgtgttgagtggtggtggtgtgctgtctaattcgcttcttttactctacacactgctgttgcttgggatgaaaatgcgagagaaactgaacatcatgttTGAACATCATGGGAAACAAACATGACACATTCTTAAACAACGGgtacaaaaaataatgtttgtctgCAAACATAAAACTGCGAGAGTAGGGAGAACACTGTTCGTCTCGTAcccagtgttcaatgtgaatcaCGGAAGACTGGTTAATAGTGTACGTGATGCAGGTGATGACCTTTGGAGCATGCTGCTCTCCAAGCACAGTTCAATTCGTGAAGAACACCAATGCAGAAAGATTTGCGGATAAGTACCCAGATGCCTGTGAAGCTGTTATCAAGTCACATTATGTCGATGACATGCTCATTAGTGTAGACACAGAAGAGCAGGCCATTGAATTAGCGAAGGACGTTAAGTATGTGCATAAACAGGGTGGCTTTGAAATCCGAAAGTGGGTTAGCAACTCGAGGAAGGTACTAGCAGCGTTACAGGGAGTCGACAGAGAAATCCCTGGATATATCTCCAGAGTTGGCCACAGAGAAAGTGTTAGGCATGTGGTGGAACACGATTGATGACGTTTTCACATACAAGGTGTTATGGGGCCGCTACGATTCGGCTCTGCTAGGAGGGCAGCGAAGACCCACAAAGCGGGAAGTGTTGCATGTCCTGATGACCATCTTCGATCCGCTTGGTTTAATCTCCCACGTTCTGTCGTTCCTGAAAATTCTGCTACAACAAATCTGACGGTCCGGTGTGCAGTGGGACGACGAAATCGACGACGATGCTTAcggaaaatggcaactgtggtAGCAAGTTCTACCTCGGGTCGAACAACTTCGAGTACCTCGATGCTACAACTCCGAATATCCTGCGGAGAAGGCCGACGATATACAGCTACATACGATGGTAGATGCCAGTGAGAATGGAATGGCCGCCGTCTGCTATTTGCGGTCCATTAAATCCGGAACCATCATCTGCTCTATCGTCGCTGCTAAATCAAGAGTCGCACCACTAAAGTTCACGTCAATCCCAAGAATGGAACTGGCTGCTGCAGTCCTTGGCGCTCGCTTAGCTCGCACCATCGAAGAGTCACTGTCCATCCAAATCTGCAAGAAGATGTACTGGTCGGATTCCAGAGACGTCCTATGCTGGATCAATTCTGATCATCGCCGCTACAGCCAATACGTGGGCCATCGAATCAGAGAGATCATCGACATTTCGGAACCAGGCCAATGGAGGTGGGTGCCAAGCAAGCTAAACTGTGCCGATGATGCCACTAAGAGGAGCAACTTGCCAGATATGTCTTCCAACCATTGGTGGTTCAAAGGAGCTGACTTCCTCTGGCGAACCGAAGAAGATTGGCCTCCAATGCCAACCCTCAGTGGTCCAACTAAAAACGAACTGCGTCCGTCCTTTCTGACTGTTCACACGGCGTCGGATCCCGCCATCGATGTCAATAACTACTCAAGCTGGCGGAGACTCGTCAAAATTACCGCACTTATTCATCGCTTCGCGACTAACTGTCGCCTGAAACACGCTAAGACGTCAATCCAGACGGGGCCACTCACAGTAAATGACCTTCACAACGCCGAGTGTTCGCTAATACGGATCGCACAATTGGAAATGTATCTCGAAGAAATTGCGGTTCTCCTGAAGACCTGTGATTCGGCTCCAATCACAAGAACTGTTGCGAAAACAAGTTCGCTCTACCAATTAACACCATGGCTGGACGAACACGGGGTCATGCGCATGCGCACGCGTATTGCCGCTTGCCATTACGCCACTGAAGACGCGAAACAACCGATTATATTACACCGCAACCACCACACCACCACCTTGATTGTAGCACACTATCATCACAAATATCACCACCAAAACCACGAAACCGTTATCAATGAAATACGGCAGAAGTACCGTATCGCTCATTTACGCGCTTGTTACGAGAAAGTGAGGAAAACTTGCCAGCAGTGCAAGAACCAGCATGCAATGCCTAGCCCACCGTACATGGCGGACCTTCCACCCGCCCGCCTCGCCGCCTTTTCACAACCGTTCACGCATGTGGGATTGGACTATTTTGGGCCGATTGAGGTCATCGTCGGGAGGAGAATTGAAAAGCGATGGGGAATGTTAGCTACCTGCCTGACTGTCCGAGCGATCCACATCGAGGTTGTGTATTCGCTAAGCACAAGCTCGTGCATAATGGCGATCCGCAATTTCATTGCCCGTCGTGGAACTCCTCTGAATATATACAGCGACCGTGGCACGAATTTCGTGGGTGCAAATCGAGAACTGAAGCAGATTGAAGATGCTATTAATCAACATGAACTGATGAAGGAGTTCGCTAGTAGTGGCATCGAATGGGTGTTTAATCCACCATTGTCTCCGCACATGGGCGGTTGCTGGGAGCGGCTTATCCGCACCGTAAAAAGTAACTTAATGGTAGTTTGCTCCTCGAAAAGGTCATCCGACGAAGTTCTCCGCAACCTATTAGCAGAAGTAGAGAACATCGTGAACTCGCGTCCATTGACACACGTTCCAATAGATGAAGATTCGGCTCCGGCACTGACACCGAATCACTTCTTGCTCGGTTCGTCCAACGGTTCAAAACCGCTTACTATCCTCGACGACAGTAGTGAAATCCAGACTATCTGTCAGATATCACTCGGCGAACCAAGTGGTTCCGTCGGGTAACGCCGATTGCCGTGGGTGACATAGTTGTCATCGCTGACTCTAGCATGCCACGGAACAGCTGGCCGAAAGGGAATGTTATCAACACTAAGGTCAGTTATCAACACTAAGGATGGACAAGTCCGGTCCGCAACAGTGAGGACAGCGAGTGGTGTATACGACCGTCCAGCGACGAAGCTGGCAGTGTTGGACGTCCGGTGCGACGGAGAGTAAACCAACGAGGAGTTGGTGTACCCTGGGGGGAGTGTTGGCAACACTTGCCTGAACGCACCTTCCAATTAGATCAGACTTTGGCCAACACGTACTTTCAGTGACGGGTAGACCAATACGTCACTGGGTGAgtagaaggaaacgtaaaaaaaacaataacacagatcaacaattgaattCATCGCTTATGCATTGCTCATGGAAATCTTATGAATTGTAAAGTGCTTATAGTCTATTAATCTTCAAACTAAATCTTAAATTTAACTA
The Toxorhynchites rutilus septentrionalis strain SRP chromosome 2, ASM2978413v1, whole genome shotgun sequence genome window above contains:
- the LOC129766811 gene encoding uncharacterized protein LOC129766811, giving the protein MVDASENGMAAVCYLRSIKSGTIICSIVAAKSRVAPLKFTSIPRMELAAAVLGARLARTIEESLSIQICKKMYWSDSRDVLCWINSDHRRYSQYVGHRIREIIDISEPGQWRWVPSKLNCADDATKRSNLPDMSSNHWWFKGADFLWRTEEDWPPMPTLSGPTKNELRPSFLTVHTASDPAIDVNNYSSWRRLVKITALIHRFATNCRLKHAKTSIQTGPLTVNDLHNAECSLIRIAQLEMYLEEIAVLLKTCDSAPITRTVAKTSSLYQLTPWLDEHGVMRMRTRIAACHYATEDAKQPIILHRNHHTTTLIVAHYHHKYHHQNHETVINEIRQKYRIAHLRACYEKVRKTCQQCKNQHAMPSPPYMADLPPARLAAFSQPFTHVGLDYFGPIEVIVGRRIEKRWGMLATCLTVRAIHIEVVYSLSTSSCIMAIRNFIARRGTPLNIYSDRGTNFVGANRELKQIEDAINQHELMKEFASSGIEWVFNPPLSPHMGGCWERLIRTVKSNLMVVCSSKRSSDEVLRNLLAEVENIVNSRPLTHVPIDEDSAPALTPNHFLLGSSNGSKPLTILDDSSEIQTICQISLGEPSGSVG